One Leucobacter muris DNA segment encodes these proteins:
- a CDS encoding DUF6458 family protein, whose product MGMGSGIVLFVIGAIMAFALNVQVEWIDLNMVGYLLMGAGAVVFFISLILFFSRRRGGGQVDPVDRGIE is encoded by the coding sequence ATGGGTATGGGCTCGGGAATCGTGCTCTTCGTCATCGGCGCCATCATGGCGTTCGCGCTCAACGTGCAGGTCGAGTGGATCGACCTCAACATGGTCGGCTATCTGCTGATGGGCGCCGGCGCCGTGGTGTTCTTCATCTCGCTGATCCTCTTCTTCTCCCGGCGACGGGGCGGGGGCCAGGTCGATCCGGTCGACCGCGGCATCGAGTGA
- a CDS encoding lipase maturation factor family protein produces the protein MDGFAAVDFGFAREVLQRGVAALYLVAFISTLNQFRPLLGERGLLPVTRLLAWAESSPSRARLLRPTLFRRIRYTDRRLAVLCWIGIALSALLVAGVPQLTAPWVPMLCFLLLWFGYMSIASIGQTFYGFGWEMLLLEAGFLAAFLGSTDQPPPTAVIVLFWWLVFRLEFGAGMIKMRGGREWRDLTALMYHHQTQPMPGPLSRQAHLLPGWFHRAEALGSHFAQLVVPFFLFAPILGLWIPGPVPAIIGTAAAAIIIATQLWLVLTGNFAWLNWATVVLACSAISVTGSGAVAATDPGALAWFGGLPPYWFGITTAVGLLVVALSWPALRNLFASRQLMNASFNRWQLANAYGAFGTVTKERVEYVIEGTVDEDPGAAEWLEYGFKGKPGDVRRVPRQFAPYHLRLDWLMWFLPLGRSLDEWFTALLVRLLEADAPTLALLADDPFRGERPRWVRVTSYRYRFASRAERRADGAVWVRDHRRPLVQPVGLEQPAE, from the coding sequence ATGGACGGGTTCGCGGCTGTCGATTTCGGGTTCGCGCGAGAGGTTCTGCAGAGGGGCGTCGCAGCGCTGTACCTCGTCGCCTTCATCTCGACGCTGAACCAGTTCCGACCGCTGCTCGGCGAGCGCGGCCTGCTGCCCGTCACCCGACTGCTCGCGTGGGCCGAGTCTTCGCCGTCGCGGGCGAGGCTGCTGCGACCGACGCTGTTCCGGCGCATCCGTTACACCGACCGTCGCCTCGCGGTGCTGTGCTGGATCGGCATCGCCCTCTCGGCGCTGCTCGTTGCGGGTGTGCCCCAGCTCACGGCGCCCTGGGTGCCGATGCTGTGCTTCCTGCTGCTGTGGTTCGGCTACATGTCGATCGCGAGCATCGGCCAGACCTTCTACGGATTCGGCTGGGAAATGCTGCTGCTCGAAGCGGGGTTCCTCGCCGCGTTCCTGGGATCGACGGATCAACCGCCGCCGACCGCGGTGATCGTGCTGTTCTGGTGGCTCGTCTTCAGGCTGGAGTTCGGCGCCGGCATGATCAAGATGCGCGGCGGGCGGGAGTGGCGCGACCTGACGGCCCTCATGTACCACCACCAGACGCAGCCGATGCCCGGCCCGCTCAGCCGCCAGGCGCACCTGCTGCCCGGCTGGTTCCACCGGGCCGAGGCGCTCGGCAGCCACTTCGCGCAGCTCGTGGTGCCGTTCTTCCTGTTCGCGCCGATCCTCGGTCTCTGGATCCCGGGCCCGGTGCCCGCGATCATCGGCACCGCGGCCGCCGCGATCATCATCGCGACCCAGCTCTGGCTCGTGCTCACCGGCAACTTCGCCTGGCTCAACTGGGCCACCGTCGTGCTCGCGTGCTCGGCGATCTCGGTGACCGGAAGCGGCGCCGTCGCGGCGACCGATCCCGGGGCGCTCGCCTGGTTCGGAGGCCTGCCGCCCTACTGGTTCGGGATCACCACCGCTGTGGGCCTGCTCGTCGTCGCGCTCAGCTGGCCGGCGCTGCGCAACCTGTTCGCGAGCCGTCAGCTCATGAACGCGAGTTTCAACCGGTGGCAACTGGCGAACGCGTACGGCGCGTTCGGCACGGTCACGAAGGAGCGCGTCGAGTACGTGATCGAGGGCACCGTCGACGAGGATCCCGGAGCCGCGGAGTGGCTGGAGTACGGATTCAAGGGCAAACCGGGCGACGTGCGACGAGTGCCGCGGCAGTTCGCCCCCTACCACCTGAGGCTCGACTGGCTGATGTGGTTCCTGCCGCTCGGCCGCTCGCTCGACGAGTGGTTCACGGCGCTGCTCGTGCGCCTGCTGGAGGCCGACGCTCCGACGCTCGCCCTGCTCGCCGACGACCCCTTTCGCGGCGAGCGGCCGCGGTGGGTGCGGGTGACGTCGTACCGCTACCGCTTCGCGTCGCGCGCCGAGCGCCGGGCCGACGGCGCGGTGTGGGTGCGGGACCACCGCCGTCCGCTGGTGCAGCCGGTCGGGCTCGAGCAGCCGGCGGAGTGA
- a CDS encoding SDR family oxidoreductase produces MSRTYVITGAASGIGKTTAELLRADGHTVIGVDLAGVEVDGDLSTSEGRRAAAEAATQLAGGTVDAVIACAGLSLPKAITAAVNYFGMTEFLEAMQPALAKSDAPRTALISSLSSVQPVFPPLVDAFLNDDEQAALGIAEELAQNEQTGGLIYASSKQAISRWVHREAVTERWAGAGIPLNAVGPGVVKTPMTADLRATPEGSALIDAVVPMPLGYHQDPESIAKLLIWLTSVDNTHCCGQTIYCDGGAEAVLRGEDVWSWNNDGIAQKFAELYAKLGG; encoded by the coding sequence CGCATCGGGCATCGGCAAGACCACCGCCGAGCTGCTGCGCGCCGACGGCCACACCGTCATCGGCGTCGACCTCGCGGGCGTCGAGGTCGACGGCGACCTCTCGACGAGCGAGGGCCGCCGCGCTGCGGCCGAGGCGGCTACGCAGCTGGCGGGCGGCACCGTCGACGCCGTGATCGCCTGTGCCGGGCTGTCGCTGCCCAAGGCCATCACCGCGGCGGTCAACTACTTCGGCATGACCGAGTTCCTGGAGGCGATGCAGCCGGCACTCGCGAAGTCGGATGCGCCGCGCACCGCGCTGATCTCGTCGCTCTCGTCGGTGCAGCCGGTCTTCCCGCCGCTCGTCGACGCGTTCCTGAACGACGACGAGCAGGCCGCGCTCGGGATCGCCGAGGAGCTCGCGCAGAACGAGCAGACGGGCGGGCTGATCTATGCGTCGTCGAAGCAGGCGATCTCGCGCTGGGTGCATCGCGAGGCCGTGACCGAGCGGTGGGCGGGCGCGGGGATCCCCCTGAACGCGGTCGGCCCGGGCGTCGTGAAGACCCCGATGACGGCGGATCTGCGCGCGACGCCCGAGGGGTCCGCGCTGATCGACGCCGTCGTGCCGATGCCGCTCGGCTACCATCAGGATCCCGAGAGCATCGCGAAGCTGCTGATCTGGCTCACCTCGGTCGACAACACGCACTGCTGCGGTCAGACGATCTACTGCGACGGCGGCGCCGAGGCCGTGCTGCGCGGCGAAGACGTCTGGTCGTGGAACAACGACGGCATCGCCCAGAAGTTCGCCGAGCTCTACGCGAAGCTCGGCGGCTGA
- a CDS encoding NYN domain-containing protein produces MANTQNGRVAVYLDFDNIVLSWYDRVHGRNSYARDRQRIAEDPSDAEIAARLRAAVVDVGAVIDYASSFGTLVLTRAYADWSSPINADYRAQLVARAVDLVQLFPAAAYAKNGADIRLAVDAVEDMFRLDDLTHVVIVAGDSDYVPLAQRCKRLGRYVVGIGVAGSTAKALTAACDEFASYDSLPGVELPQREQEQPAKRQKRGKAVAASKESPAIEAVEEQSAPASRADDDRDAADETDETDEDSDFAVTGLLIRALWLGQEKDDSGWLHSSAVKQQMRRMDPSFNEKALGFRSFSDFLKSRSDVAELEETGHERLVRLRDQTP; encoded by the coding sequence GTGGCGAATACTCAGAACGGCCGTGTGGCGGTCTACCTCGACTTCGACAACATCGTGCTCTCCTGGTACGACCGGGTGCACGGCCGCAACTCCTACGCCCGCGACCGGCAGCGCATCGCCGAGGATCCCTCCGACGCCGAGATCGCAGCCCGACTGCGGGCGGCGGTGGTCGACGTGGGCGCCGTGATCGACTACGCCTCGTCGTTCGGCACGCTCGTGCTCACCCGCGCGTACGCCGACTGGTCGTCGCCCATCAACGCCGACTACCGCGCGCAGCTCGTCGCACGCGCGGTCGACCTGGTGCAGCTCTTCCCGGCCGCGGCCTACGCGAAGAACGGCGCCGACATCCGGCTCGCCGTCGACGCGGTCGAGGACATGTTCCGCCTCGACGACCTCACCCACGTGGTGATCGTGGCGGGCGACTCCGACTACGTGCCGCTCGCGCAGCGCTGCAAGCGGCTCGGCCGCTACGTCGTGGGCATCGGCGTCGCGGGCTCGACCGCGAAGGCGCTCACCGCGGCGTGCGACGAGTTCGCGTCGTACGACTCGCTGCCCGGCGTCGAACTGCCCCAGCGCGAACAGGAGCAGCCGGCCAAGCGGCAGAAGCGCGGCAAAGCCGTGGCCGCGTCGAAGGAGAGCCCCGCGATCGAGGCCGTCGAGGAGCAGTCGGCGCCCGCCTCGCGGGCCGACGACGATCGCGACGCCGCCGACGAGACCGATGAGACCGATGAGGACTCCGATTTCGCCGTGACCGGGCTGCTCATACGCGCGCTCTGGCTGGGGCAGGAGAAGGACGACTCGGGGTGGCTGCACAGCTCGGCCGTGAAGCAGCAGATGCGCCGCATGGACCCGTCGTTCAACGAGAAGGCGCTCGGGTTCCGCTCCTTCTCCGACTTCCTGAAGTCTCGCTCCGACGTGGCCGAGCTCGAGGAGACGGGGCACGAGCGCCTCGTGCGCCTGCGCGATCAGACCCCGTAG